The genomic segment GCATTCAATAATGTTTCGTTTCTAGTTTCATTTGCTTTCTCCGGATTGTTTTTTACTTTATATGATATGACGACTGGAAAAAGTGGATTCATGCTGTTTCTAGGAATACTTTTTACTATAACAATCCCGCAAGTATTGCAGTTTAAAGCTATGAAACAAGTGTTGAAAGATTTTTTAAACTATTTAAATAGTAATCTTAGCCTTGATATAAGCTCTGCATCAATAAGTAATGCTTTAACAATCGCCAGTTTAGCGCTTGTTTTATTTAGTTTATCCAGGAAAAATCAGAAGATCAAAGAAATAGAAGGCGAAAATGAAAGTCTCAACAAGAAGGTAGAACAGCAAAAGGAATGGGACATCAGGTTTGAACAAATCGCTCAACTCAATTCAATAGATGATCAAATTGAAGAACTCTCATCTATTATTGAGCTAGAAAAAGACCCTGCTATTTTATCTAGATCGTACACTCTGCGTGGTAATGCATTTAAAAAACTTGGGAGATTAGACGAAGCATTAGCTGATTTTAGTGAATCAATAAAGTGTAAATCTGATTATTTCCCGGCTTATGTTTATCGTGGAGAGATACTAAAAAGTATGGGAAATCAGCACGAGGCTCTAAATGAGTATACTAAGGCAATAGAGTTAAAACCTAAAATAGCTGAGTTATATAATAATCGTGGTGTTGTTTTTAGTAATATTGGTAATAAAGATAAAGCATTAATTGATTATTCTAAGGCTATAGAAATAAAACCAGATTATGCTAAGGCTTATAGTAACCGTGGGATTGTGTATGATGATTTAGGAAAGTATGAGGAAGCATTAAAAGATTATTTAAAGGCTATAGAGATAAAACCAGATTATGCTAGGGCTTATACTAACCGTGGGAATGTATATGATAATTTAGGTAAACATGAAGAGGCTCTAAGAGATTATGCGAAAGCCATAGAGTTGAACCCAGAAGATGCTTCTGCTTATTATAACCGTGGGTATGTATATAATAACTTAGGAAAACATGAAGAGGCGCTGAGAAATTATACGAAAGCCATAGAGTTAAACCCAGAAGATGCTTCTGCTTATTATAACCGTGGGGATATATATGTTAATTTAGGAAAGCATGAAGAGGCACTAAAAGATTATACGAAAGGGATAGAGTTAGACCCAGAAGATGCTTCTACTTATTATAACCGTGGGAATGTGTTTGTTAAACTAGAGGAATATAAAGAGGCACTGAAAAATTATACGAAAGCCATAGAGTTGAACCCAGATGGTGCTTCTGCTTATTATAATCGTGGGTATGTGTATAATAAATTAGGAAAACATGAAGAGGCGCTAAAGGATTATACGAAAGCCATAGAGTTGAACTCAGAAGATGCTTCTGCTTATAATAACCGTGGAGAAATATATGATAAAATAGGAAAGTATGAAGAGGCACTAAGGGATTATACGAAAGCCATAGAGTTAGAACCGGAAGTTGCAGATAACTATTATAATCGTGGGAGGATATTTAGCACTTTAGGAGACTCGCACAAAGCAATACAAGACTATACCAAAGCAATTGAGTTAGATAGCAGCTATAGCACCAGGCTTGAAGCTATTATTAAGGATATAAAACTAAGTATGAGTGAGACCGCCTCAGGTGAAGGTTATGAGGAAGATGACGAGTAGTGAAAAATGGTAATACAACAAGATTAAACTCTTAAAACTTAATTTTTTTGTAAACGGCCAGATTTCTATGTGAACAGCATATTACAGAAAGCTGCCCATCAGTCATTTTGCGGGATAACTGATGGGCAGTTTC from the Paenibacillus sp. BIHB 4019 genome contains:
- a CDS encoding tetratricopeptide repeat protein, translating into MNFLAGMKAKIFLEKDENSATAFIHYVALSFFVLVPFAFAGAFNNVSFLVSFAFSGLFFTLYDMTTGKSGFMLFLGILFTITIPQVLQFKAMKQVLKDFLNYLNSNLSLDISSASISNALTIASLALVLFSLSRKNQKIKEIEGENESLNKKVEQQKEWDIRFEQIAQLNSIDDQIEELSSIIELEKDPAILSRSYTLRGNAFKKLGRLDEALADFSESIKCKSDYFPAYVYRGEILKSMGNQHEALNEYTKAIELKPKIAELYNNRGVVFSNIGNKDKALIDYSKAIEIKPDYAKAYSNRGIVYDDLGKYEEALKDYLKAIEIKPDYARAYTNRGNVYDNLGKHEEALRDYAKAIELNPEDASAYYNRGYVYNNLGKHEEALRNYTKAIELNPEDASAYYNRGDIYVNLGKHEEALKDYTKGIELDPEDASTYYNRGNVFVKLEEYKEALKNYTKAIELNPDGASAYYNRGYVYNKLGKHEEALKDYTKAIELNSEDASAYNNRGEIYDKIGKYEEALRDYTKAIELEPEVADNYYNRGRIFSTLGDSHKAIQDYTKAIELDSSYSTRLEAIIKDIKLSMSETASGEGYEEDDE